In one Halichondria panicea chromosome 4, odHalPani1.1, whole genome shotgun sequence genomic region, the following are encoded:
- the LOC135334456 gene encoding venom phosphodiesterase 2-like → MDELNHAQPTHVHPYSQDQVYFTDNSMDEFLPEAEEESSDSDFGIRRRKQLTFSVSHGKRRKLLYFIVFAVALLMAIFVIGIIIGHFAIPYHFEGTTSNSSGPTPTSAPCTTPPSGVTEEICQNPPLLLISLDGFRASYFERKLTPFMDSLAKEGVRAPYMRSVFPTKTFPNHYSIVTGLYPESHGIVSNAFYDTKLQDVFYIGSPHQDYSQWWKGEPIWVTAGKNGLKTGVYFWPGSEAKIQGRRPDYYYTYNKETSFEERIQTVLTWLDLPQSLRPQLMLVYIEEPDHSGHQGGPDSAQVNSALVTVDQTIEALFQGLEEKGIRDCVNVLFVSDHGMAEYNASRLVNLAQHVPSSLSSNVTFPSCGPVANLGTTDSDALQGVFDSLVTNISDLPLRFYLTQTVPYRLHAGHYHRERYGSVQLLGDIGGFICPPSCYTPSKGEHGYDNIHEEVHAIFQAHGPAFKSDYRPEAFDNIHLYNLMCGLLGIPPAPNNGTRGALYDFLTPSQASQLPPTQAYPPTTPALHPWSIDKCLFPTNESTFISRTSCEECVCSIPGDGVGCEGVNNRSVVSADRALDISDATAAIYISNHLPWGAPPTVGVGLDSCLMVQQHYVSLYSHELHLPLWTAYKLTRQQVQDFTTSPFTTTCVRRDPRLLPSNSASCTDYSPPPSFNVEVANITYSQTTLRPIRMAAGLSTVEIEELTTSLLSNILPQSAKFNTDVWKPLISRLSNWAKLHSTIHIILGVVLDSNHDGFRDPEGEYQWWTNGTRSLAVPTQFYAIAVRCLDDGLEPYMCGYEQLDTIGFLFEHPLAPGGSSDLTTKLTLALTPLRDIERIAGVNFFPSLSVQDQNMLELRIVNSLWHDISI, encoded by the exons ATGGATGAG CTCAACCATGCACAacccacacacgtacacccgTACTCCCAGGACCAGGTCTACTTTACTGATAACTCTATGGATGAGTTCCTCCCTGAGGCTGAGGAGGAGAGCAGTGACAGTGACTTCGGAATTAGACGCAGGAAACAGCTCACATTTTCA GTATCACATGGCAAGAGACGAAAGTTGCTGTACTTTATAGTATTTGCT GTGGCACTGTTGATGGCAATATTTGTGATTGGTATCATCATCGGACACTTTGCCATCCCTTATCACTTTGAAG GAACCACTTCAAATTCCAGTGGTCCCACTCCAACGTCAGCCCCCTGCACCACACCCCCATCCGGTGTGACGGAAGAGATCTGTCAGAACCCTCCTCTCCTTCTCATCTCATTGGATGGATTTAGGGCCTCCTACTTCGAGCGCAAGCTAACCCCCTTCATGGACAGTCTAG CTAAAGAGGGTGTGAGGGCTCCCTACATGAGGAGTGTGTTCCCCACCAAGACTTTCCCCAACCACTACTCCATTGTTACT GGGTTGTATCCAGAGTCCCACGGGATTGTGAGCAATGCATTCTATGACACAAAGCTCCAAGACGTTTTTTACATCGGCTCTCCTCATCAGGACTACTCACAATGGTGGAAAGGAGAACCA ATATGGGTGACAGCAGGTAAGAATGGCCTAAAAACAGGAGTGTACTTCTGGCCCGGCTCTGAGGCCAAGATCCAGGGCCGCAGACCTGACTACTACTACACTTACAACAAGGAGACTAGCTTCGAAGAGAGGATCCAGACCGTGCTCACATGGCTCGACCTGCCACAGTCACTCCG ACCCCAGCTCATGCTAGTGTACATTGAGGAACCTGATCACTCTGGTCACCAAGGTGGGCCAGACTCTGCTCAAGTCAACAGTGCCCTGGTAACAGTTGACCAGACTATTGAGGCTCTGTTCCAAGGGCTAGAGGAGAAGGGAATTAGAGACTGTGTCAACGTGCTCTTTGTGTCAGACCATGGCATGGCTGAGTACAACGCATCACGACTCGTTAATCTGGCTCAG CATGTGCCCAGTTCTCTCTCCTCCAATGTCACCTTCCCAAGCTGCGGCCCTGTGGCTAACCTTGGCACCACTG ACAGTGATGCTCTGCAGGGGGTATTTGACTCCTTGGTTACCAACATTAGTGACCTCCCGTTGAGGTTCTACCTCACCCAGACTGTGCCGTACAGACTGCATGCTGGTCACTATCATAGAGA ACGCTACGGTTCAGTTCAGTTGCTAGGAGACATCGGAGGCTTCAT CTGTCCTCCCTCTTGCTACACCCCGTCGAAAGGGGAACATGGCTATGATAACATTCATGAAGAAGTGCAC GCTATCTTCCAGGCTCATGGTCCAGCCTTCAAGAGTGATTACAGGCCAGAAGCATTTGACAACATCCACCTCTACAATCTCATGTGtg GGTTGCTAGGGATACCTCCTGCTCCTAATAACGGCACAAGAGGTGCTCTCTATGACttcctcacaccctcacaagcCTCGCAGCTCCCTCCCACACAGGCCTACCCACCTACCACCCCTGCACTACATCCATGGTCCATCGACAAGTGCCTATTTCCGACCAATGAGAGCACGTTTATCTCCCGCACATcttgtgaggagtgtgtgtgcagtatacCTGGTGATGGTGTAGGGTGTGAAGGTGTGAACAACAGGAGCGTTGTCAGTGCTGATAGAGCTCTGGACATCTCAGATGCTACTG CGGCCATATACATCTCGAATCATCTACCCTGGGGAGCACCCCCCacagtgggggtggggctggacTCCTGTCTCATGGTGCAGCAGCACTATGTCTCTCTCTACAGTCACGAGCTACACTTGCCACTGTGGACCGCCTACAAGCTTACCAGACAG CAAGTACAAGACTTCACTACCTCCCCTTTCACTACCACCTGTGTACGTCGAGACCCTCGCCTTTTGCCTAGCAACTCGGCAAGCTGCACAGATTACAGCCCTCCACCTTCCTTCAATGTTGAAGTCGCCAACATCACATACAGTCAAACCACCCTCCGTCCTATCAGGATGGCCGCTGGTCTTAGCACAGTGGAGATAGAAGAGCTCACCACTTCACTATTAAGTAATATCTTGCCCCAAAGTGCAAAGTTCAACACAG ATGTGTGGAAGCCTCTTATCTCCCGGCTGTCCAACTGGGCGAAGCTTCACAGCACCATTCACATCATACTGGGCGTAGTGTTGGACTCAAACCATGACGGTTTTCGAGACCCTGAGGGCGAGTATCAATGGTGGACTAATGGGACTAGGAGTTTGGCAGTACCAACACAGTTTTACGCCATAGCTGTGCGTTGTCTCGACGATGGTTTGGAGCCGTACATGTGTGGGTACGAGCAACTGGACACTATTGGGTTCTTGTTTGAACATCCTCTGGCCCCTGGG GGCTCGTCAGACCTGACCACTAAGCTGACCCTGGCACTTACTCCACTGAGAGACATTGAGAGAATAGCTGGTGTCAACTTCTTTCCCTCTCTCTCAGTACAAGATCAAAACATGCTTGAGCTTAGAATTGTTAATAGCCTCTGGCATGACATATCCATCTGA
- the LOC135334459 gene encoding uncharacterized protein LOC135334459, whose translation MIASQALFNSYLQGKEICSKDPVQRTEEELIILEQWLLERSSLFKTTTKDGFRKVCKHASLTVFKQDQVIYQQEDVVVCFFVILRGSVSLMSDSKFPAKTCAQSNQMILSTGKVAADRKIVAASLGAEVEVLRPGNYFGQEGLLQRDDVTSFSAIATEYTELLTIEGYLFEEVFLAFFESDLYNKALYFANLDLFSKWSPYLLRQLALSAKEVDFENGECLFRQGTKLSHVLVIKSGSVKLSAGSISKPPRELLEQIVPPKDYLSEILAEPSISTMKPFKSLIRSRTYSASRPGLLSASPSTTSNAFLSQSRVLLRHTVSSPQKRKSKYLPKAPKFPNPKMGFRLQEPRPRSTYQLCCLHRGGMLNHIETICNVKHSLFNAVSLSDTVVYTIDIVTLMQLLEKRSIQSLHLLLKQSLKRVQAWNNRNPCILLFKPLTEVLQQSMKHLQTGLNSAHGRKLNMSVVHSPEKLAYVATKNLGKNLSSNFRVCTDTSQEKSTDVATSTSVRRQFFIRQLTSESLDTSYVHVSKKHTSFDAPLPRNHATTYCFPEVSEVSLSTNSSQTCLVTIEEHGLPTCESEIKMPLTNISLAPKTQLGSISNCSNIEYQPLHVADNHFKYCMVPKKKELTIDQRCDETSLLNARTQHHSGYGSLPKSKAPKSKDPCSSLLGINGQSSFRHVPSLLSMRCTMKTKLCKDVPDQISRRSKRHAPIPRHPPVNLTLTTKPYYT comes from the exons ATGATAGCTTCTCAGGCACTTTTTAACAGCTACTTGCAGGGAAAAGAGATCTGCAGTAAAGACCCTGTGCAAAGGACTGAAGAAGAGTTGATAATATTAGAACAATGGCTTCTTGAAAGATCAAGCCTGTTTAAAACCACAACGAAAG ATGGTTTCCGCAAAGTTTGCAAGCACGCGTCACTTACAGTGTTCAAACAAGACCAGGTGATATATCAGCAAGAGGATGTTGTAGTGTG CTTCTTTGTTATCCTGAGAGGCTCGGTGTCATTAATGTCTGATTCGAAGTTTCCAGCTAAAACATGTGCACAATCGAATCAGATGATCCTATCCACAGGAAAAGTGGCAGCAGATCGCAAGATTGTTGCTGCAAGCTTGGGTGCAGAAGTAGAAGTGCTAAGGCCAGGGAATTATTTTGGTCAGGAGGGTCTGTTGCAAAGAGATGATGTAACATCTTTTTCCGCCATAGCAACGGAATACACTGAGCTTTTAACGATTGAAGGTTACCTTTTTGAAGAGGTTTTTCTGGCTTTTTTTGAATCCGACTTGTACAACAAAGCTCTCTACTTTGCTAATCTTGATCTCTTCTCAAAGTGGTCCCCCTATCTTCTTCGACAGCTAGCTCTTTCTGCGAAAGAGGTCGATTTTGAAAATGGTGAATGCCTATTCAGGCAGGGAACAAAACTGTCACATGTGCTCGTTATAAAATCAGGCTCAGTCAAATTGTCTGCTGGGAGCATTTCTAAGCCCCCTAGAGAGCTGCTAGAGCAAATTGTTCCACCAAAAGATTATCTATCTGAAATTTTAGCCGAACCCTCAATTAGCACTATGAAGCCATTCAAGTCCCTGATAAGAAGCCGTACATATAGTGCCTCTCGACCAGGTCTGCTGAGTGCATCTCCTTCAACTACAAGCAATGCCTTTCTATCGCAGTCACGAGTCTTGCTAAGGCATACAGTGTCTTCTCCTCAGAAAAGAAAAAGTAAATATTTACCTAAAGCTCCCAAATTCCCAAATCCCAAAATGGGCTTTCGGCTTCAGGAACCAAGGCCACGTTCAACTTATCAGCTGTGCTGCCTTCACCGGGGGGGAATGCTCAACCACATTGAGACAATTTGTAACGTGAAGCATTCTCTCTTCAATGCTGTTTCATTGTCTGACACAGTGGTGTACACAATAGACATCGTCACCTTAATGCAACTCTTGGAAAAGAGGTCGATTCAGAGCCTCCACTTACTTCTTAAGCAAAGTCTTAAACGTGTTCAAGCATGGAATAACAGAAATCCATGCATTCTATTGTTTAAACCACTTACGGAAGTTTTACAGCAATCAATGAAGCATCTTCAAACAGGTCTTAACAGTGCACATGGCAGAAAGCTAAATATGTCCGTCGTGCATTCTCCAGAGAAACTTGCTTATGTTGCCACAAAAAATCTTGGGAAAAATCTTTCTTCAAACTTTAGGGTTTGTACTGATACATCTCAAGAAAAATCTACAGATGTCGCTACATCAACATCAGTGAGACGGCAGTTTTTCATTCGTCAACTAACCAGTGAATCGCTTGATACCAGCTATGTTCATGTAAGCAAAAAGCATACTTCATTTGATGCTCCTCTCCCTAGAAACCATGCTACTACCTACTGTTTTCCAGAAGTTTCGGAGGTTTCCCTTTCAACTAACTCTTCACAAACCTGTCTCGTGACTATTGAGGAGCATGGCTTACCAACTTGTGAATCTGAAATCAAAATGCCATTGACAAACATTTCTCTGGCTCCAAAAACACAGCTGGGTTCAATCTCTAATTGTAGCAATATTGAATATCAACCTCTACATGTTGCAGACAATCATTTCAAGTATTGCATGGTGCCTAAAAAGAAAGAACTTACTATCGACCAACGTTGTGATGAAACATCACTGTTGAATGCAAGAACTCAACATCACTCTGGATATGGCTCACTACCTAAATCAAAAGCGCCAAAAAGCAAAGATCCCTGCAGCTCTCTTTTAGGCATTAATGGCCAAAGCTCTTTCAGACATGTCCCAAgtttactatctatg AGATGTACAATGAAGACCAAACTATGCAAGGATGTTCCTGACCAGATATCCCGAAGGTCAAAGAGGCATGCTCCCATTCCACGTCACCCACCTGTCAATTTAACACTGACCACAAAACCATACTACACATGA
- the LOC135334458 gene encoding uncharacterized protein LOC135334458: MYLSIISTCMLLFAAFQISHGHVRLTFPPARFPDYDFLDNVRTGGPCGVPENLDSEVTTFQAGATFNVSFHLAYSHRGGILLNLLSPNGTIIHPLLGLQWQNSNDSTLLYQEVTLPTGFSCERCVFQLLRQAAEWTAAGGYTFWSCADIAIVDSPEAVCNNQTCSGNGVCSSGVCECERLYSGKFCQQKSECEDDNDCGGSSRGSCIDLETVSFPSMMCFCAAGWHGDNCLNASSLTDATIDPAEYTLTTQLNERLTLHVKIVGNEIEIALKHNGTGYVAFGWRPTGLDGSCRVASPGAYVVGADPMWPDGTQFPVLMGGSVVYQSLDTASDAGDGVNEEGASEEGASEEGANEEGANEEAANEEGANEEGANEEGASEEGANEEGASEEGANEEGAPETTAGGGPLHPMDCTDIVIGAARNDRFRIFDYYTRDRATPRRDSFYGGRDDITAAVGKEEDGITSIKWRKPLTSSELADHDISTQLMSVIWSFGQVYPDYFHFPSSGIEAGTVSNERFYKPDEIKYHGTRNRGSTSINFFDVDTDSGVDRCSGSVRRDCANMDEECGYQAKWTQLGDVVRFSISARKTAPRTEWLAIGFSNDQDMRMSDIVVGAADDSGFFVTDRYATAKAQPPIDASQDISDFHASVNNGRMSLTFTRPLDATDSNDISLTQCRYFLLGWGGSADVAARTISYHSQIPIIPNERVCFFPPEICPADRFSGAGAVSASLVSVLLCTLFAKLLLIF, encoded by the exons ATGTACCTTTCAATCATCTCAACCTGTATGCTGCTTTTTGCAGCCTTTCAAATCAGCCATGGACATGTTAGACTGACTTTCCCACCAGCAAGATTCCCTGACTATGATTTTCTGGACAATGTGAGAACTGGAGGTCCTTGTGGAGTACCAG AAAATCTTGACAGTGAGGTGACTACTTTCCAAGCTGGAGCTACTTTCAACGTATCTTTTCATTTGGCATATTCACACAGG GGTGGAATCCTACTCAACCTTCTATCTCCAAATGGCACCATTATCCATCCTCTGCTAGGACTCCAGTGGCAAAACTCTAATGACTCAAC TCTCCTGTACCAAGAGGTGACCCTGCCCACAGGGTTCTCATGTGAGCGGTGTGTGTTTCAGCTGCTAAGACAAGCTGCAGAGTGGACTGCTGCTGGGGGATACACTTTCTGGTCATGTGCCGATATTGCTATAGTTGATTCTCCAG AGGCTGTATGCAACAACCAGACCTGTTCAGGAAATGGTGTCTGTTCGAGTGGAGTGTGTGAATGTGAAAGACTCTACAGCGGAAAATTTTGCCAGCAAAAAA GTGAGTGTGAAGATGACAATGATTGTGGTGGCAGCTCCCGTGGCTCTTGCATTGACTTGGAGACCGTCAGCTTCCCATCAATGATGTGCTTTTGTGCTGCTGGTTGGCATGGAGACAATTGTTTAAACG CATCCAGTCTGACTGATGCCACTATTGACCCTGCTGAATACACACTCACGACGCAACTCAACGAGAGACTGACACTTCATGTCAAGATTGTTGGG aaTGAGATTGAGATTGCTCTAAAACATAATGGCACTGGATACGTGGCTTTTGGATGGAGACCCACTGGACTGGATGGTAGTTGTCGTGTAGCTTCACCTGGAGCCTACGTTGTTG GCGCCGATCCTATGTGGCCTGATGGCACACAGTTCCCGGTTCTTATGGGCGGCTCAGTCGTCTACCAATCACTCGACACGGCATCAGATGCTGGGGATGGTGTGAATGAAGAGGGGGCAAGTGAAGAGGGGGCAAGTGAAGAGGGGGCAAATGAAGAGGGTGCAAATGAAGAGGCGGCAAATGAAGAGGGTGCAAATGAAGAAGGGGCAAATGAAGAGGGGGCAAGTGAAGAGGGGGCAAATGAAGAGGGGGCAAGTGAAGAGGGAGCAAATGAAGAGGGGGCGCCTGAAACAACTGCTGGAGGAG GCCCCCTTCATCCTATGGATTGTACCGACATTGTGATTGGCGCTGCCAGAAATGATAGATTCCGAATATTTGACTACTACACTCGTGACAGGGCCACTCCTCGGAGGGATAGTTTCTATGGTGGCCGTGATGATATAACTGCAGCTGTTGGCAAAGAAGAAGACGGTATCACTTCTATTAAGTGGAGGAAGCCTCTAACGTCAA gtGAACTTGCTGATCATGACATCTCCACTCAACTCATGAGTGTTATCTGGTCTTTCGGACAAGTCTACCCTGATTACTTCCATTTCCCTAGCTCTGGAATCGAAGCCGGAACTGTCAGTAACGAACGTTTCTACAAGCCGGATGAAATCAAATATCATGGCACCCGTAACCGTGGATCGACCAGCATCAACTTTTTCGATGTTGACACGGACAGTGGTGTGGATAGATGCAGTGGCAGTGTTAGACGGGACTGTGCCAACATGGATGAAGAGTGTGGCTACCAGGCAAAATGGACACAGCTGGGTGATGTCGTTAGGTTCTCAATCTCTGCCAGGAAGACAGCTCCTAGAACAGAGTGGCTGGCCATCGGATTCTCCAATGACCAAGATATG cGTATGAGTGACATTGTGGTTGGAGCAGCAGATGATTCAGGATTCTTCGTCACTGACAG ATATGCCACGGCTAAAGCTCAGCCTCCAATCGATGCTAGTCAGGACATAAGCGACTTTCATGCTTCAGTCAACAATGGTCGAATGTCTCTAACCTTTACCCGCCCCCTGGATGCCACAGACAGCAATGATATCTCCCTCACTCAGTGCAGGTATTTCCTGCTCGGATGGGGCGGGAGTGCTGATGTGGCAGCCAGGACTATTAGTTACCACTCTCAGATACCCATCATACCAAATGAGAGGGTCTGTTTCTTCCCTCCTGAAATATGCCCTG ctgatcGGTTTAGCGGTGCTGGTGCAGTTAGTGCGTCTCTTGTCTCCGTGCTACTTTGCACACTCTTTGCTAAGCTCCTCCTCATATTTTAA